TCTGGACCTGCAGCAAGCGATGGACTTGGTGGTGGTGGAAGTATAGATGGTATAATGACAGAAGTTAATAGACGCGTAAGAGATTTAGGGACTTACAATGGAAATACGTATGATACTAGACCACAAACATTAGTACCATTTGCTGATGATTATGCTACAGTTATTGTATCTTTTTTAGACATACATTATAACGATTTTGCAGATTTTGAATACGCTTCAAACAGTTACAGTATAACGGATAGCAATCCAATGCCTATAATTACAGGTAGTGCAATTGGTACGTTCTCTAGTACACCAGGATTAGTAATAAATGCAGCAACTGGAGAAATTAACACAGCAGCATCAACAACAGGAAACTATACAGTCACTTACCAAATTGATGCTTGTAATAATTATAGTTCGACTTTTAATTTGGATATTACAGATAGCACATTAAGTGTTATGGATATTGAAAATATTAATTTTAAGTTATACCCAAATCCAACAGATGGTCTGGTATCATTTATATCTAACATACAAGTAACCAACTTTAAAGTCTATAATATATTAGGCCAACAAGTAATTGATAAAAACCCAAATAGCAAAGAAGCTACATTAGATTTAAGTCAAATTAAATCAGGATCTTACTTTATAAAGATTTATAGTTTTGATAAACTTATAGGTTCAAAAATGATTATCAAAAACTAAAGCTTAGTTGCTTTAATTTCAAAAATAAGAGGATATAGTTTTTCTTTTAATTCAAAATTGCCAGATTTAGTTTCTATTAAGTCTGGCAATACGTTATACGGACTTTCATCATATTCATTTAGATAGTCAATGTGTAACCCAGCTTCGGTTAAGGCATTTATAACTTCGCCTAAACCATGATTCCATGAATAGGTCTTAGATAGTACATCAGCAGTTTCATCTGCATACGTACCTTGTTCTTCTTCATAAATAACCTCATCCCTATTATAAGCATAGCGCATTACAGGCTTTTTTTCTAAATAATCAAACATCCAAACAATCGGATGAAACTCTGCTATATAAAAGACGCCACCTTTGTTTAAACGCTCAGCGATCATTTTTCCCCATGGTTTTAAATCAGGTAGCCAACCTATAACTCCATAGCTTGTAAACACTATATCAAAAGTTTCCTTGACATGAGTAGAGGTGTCTAAAACATTACAACAAACAAATTTGGCATTTAAAGACAAATCGTTATTTAAAGTTTGGGCTAATTTTATACCTTCATCACTAATATCAACACCCACGCACTTAGCTCCTAACCTGCTCCAACTAAGTGTATCTTGACCAAAATGACATTGTAAATGCAACATCGATTTACCGCTAACATTTGGTAATGCCTTTAACTCATAGTGTTTTAAGGATGTTTCTCCTTTTTTAAAGGCATCCATATCATAAAAGTCACTCGTGGCATGAATTTTTACTTTTTCGTTCCAAGTAGATTTATTGGTGTTAAAATAATCAGTTTTCATAATATTGGTATTTGTTCCCAATTTAATATTTCTATTTTAAATAAAAGGCTTCCGTATCTTTGCTATAAAAAATGATGAAAAAATTATTACTTATATTTATGGCTATAGTTAGTTTTTCTTGTAAAAAAGAGGTTAAACCAACTCAAATACAACTGACTACTGCTCAAAAAATTGCTAACGCTAACGGAATATCACATTGGAAAAATGTAACCCAAATTGACTTTACTTTTAACGTAGATAAAGATAGTACACATTTTGAACGCTCTTGGTCGTGGCAACCAAAATCCAAACAAGTTACGCTAATTACGGATAAAGACACTATAACGTACAACAGAAGCAATATGGATAGCACAGCAATGATGGCTGATCGTGGTTTTATAAATGATAAATTTTGGCTTTTAGCACCTTTTCAAATATCATGGGATAAAGGCACAACTATTACTGATACAATTGTAGAATTAGCGCCAATTAGCAAGGTTAAACTAAACAAATTAACACTAACATATACTAGTGATGGTGGTTACACACCTGGTGATGCCTATGATTTTTACTACGATAAAAACTACATTATTAAAGAATGGATTTTTAGACAAGGTAATACTTCAAAACCCTCAATGATCACAACTTTTGAAAATTATCAAGACTACAACGGTATTAAAATAGCTAAGGATCATAAACAGAATGATAGTAATTGGAACTTAAATTTTTCTAATATTTCAATAAAAATGAATTAGAAAACGTCCAAATTAAAACTTAAAACGTATATAAAGTAATTCCGCTTTATGCGTCAACATATATCTCAAAGGGTTTCATAATTTATATTTATGAAACCCTTTTTTTGTCTTAACCAACTACTTCCTTTCTAACCTAATTATTCTTATTTTTGTTGGACACCTAAAAAACAAACCATTTTGACCAACTATAAATTAGGTTTAGATTTTGCTAAACAATTAGATAACGAAGACCAATTGGCTGACTACCGTCAACAATTCCATATTCCTAAAGATAAAAACGGAAAGGATTTAATTTATTTCTGCGGAAACTCATTAGGTCTTCAACCAAAAATAACTAAAACTTATATTGACCAAGAGCTTCAAGATTGGGCAAATCTAGGAGTAGAAGGACACACCGAAGGTAAAAACCCTTGGCTACATTATCATGAGTTTTTAACAGATACTATGGCTAATATCGTTGGCGCAAAACCATTGGAAGTTGTAGTAATGAATTCATTAACTGCTAACCTACATTTTATGATGGTTAGTTTTTATCAACCTACACCTAAGCGTTATAAAATTTTAATAGAGGCTGATGCCTTCCCTAGTGATAAATACGCAGTAGAGTCTCAATTACGTCATCATG
The genomic region above belongs to Olleya sp. Hel_I_94 and contains:
- a CDS encoding class I SAM-dependent methyltransferase; this translates as MKTDYFNTNKSTWNEKVKIHATSDFYDMDAFKKGETSLKHYELKALPNVSGKSMLHLQCHFGQDTLSWSRLGAKCVGVDISDEGIKLAQTLNNDLSLNAKFVCCNVLDTSTHVKETFDIVFTSYGVIGWLPDLKPWGKMIAERLNKGGVFYIAEFHPIVWMFDYLEKKPVMRYAYNRDEVIYEEEQGTYADETADVLSKTYSWNHGLGEVINALTEAGLHIDYLNEYDESPYNVLPDLIETKSGNFELKEKLYPLIFEIKATKL